Genomic DNA from Candidatus Krumholzibacteriia bacterium:
GCTGGAGTTCGCATTCGGGAACGGATTCGGCGTGGGCGAGACCCCGTACGCCGCCAAGCCGGCCGACTACCCGGCGTTCCTCGCCGCGGACTGCTCGCCGGCGGACGCCGCGCACCAGTTCGGCGTGTGGGGGGACACCAACGACATCGTTCTGAACATCTACTGCCCGGTTCCCACCGAGCAGTCCACCTGGGGTCACGTCAAGTCGATCTATCGTTAGCCGTTAGGCAGACGGAAACAGCCTTGCATCGGCGCCGGTCCTTCGGGACCGGCGCCTTTTTTCAAGTTGGCGGCTTGCCCGGGACGCGCCTATATTCGGGCATCGCGGGACGGGGCCGCCCGTTGCGGCCACCGACTCCTCGCCCAATCATGGCCAAAAAGCTCCTCTTCTCTGTGGCCGGCGCGCGCGGCATCGTCGGCGAGACGATCGATGTCGACGTCGTCACCCGTCTGACGCTGGCCTATTGTTCGACGCTTCCGGACGGTCCCGTGGTGGTGGGTCGCGACACGCGGCCCAGCGGGGAATCGTTCGCGCACGCGGTGATGGGCGCGGTGACCGCGACCGGGCGTGACGTCATCCACCTGGGTATCGCCACCACGCCGACGGTGGAACTCATCACCGAACGCACCGACGCCGTTGCTGGCATCATCGTCACCGCGAGCCACAATCCCATCCAGTGGAACGCGCTCAAGTTCCTCGATCACCGCGGCATCTTCATTACCAAAGACATCAGCGAGAAGCTGCTCGCCACTTTCGAGTCCGGGGCGTTCAAGCTCGCCGACGGCGAGAGCACGGGGCAGATTCGCGAGTACCGCACCGCCGCGCAGGAACACGTCGAGGCCATTCGCGGCCTGGTCTTCGTCGACGCGGAGATGATCCGCGCACGCCGCTTCACAGTGGTGCTCGATTGCATCAACGGCGCGGGCAGTGTGATCGCCCCCCAGTTGCTCGACGTGCTGGGTGTGCGCGTCATTCAATTGAACTGCGTTCCCGACGGGAACTTCTATCGCGACCCGGAACCGCGTCCCGACAACCTGGCCGACCTGGTGGAGTGCGTTCGCAAGAGCAACGCGGACCTCGGCTTTGCGACCGATCCGGATGCCGATCGTCTCGCGCTGGTCACCGGTGGCACAGGCGCGCAGCCGATCAGCGAGGAGTACACGCTTGCGCTGGCCGTGGATGAAGTGCTGAGCACGCGCAAGGGAAACGTCGTGGTCAACCTCTCCACCTCGGGCTGGATCGATCACGTGGCGCGGTTGCACGGGGTCACGGTGGCGCGGACCCCGGTGGGCGAGGCGCACGTGGTGGACCGCATGCTGCGCGACGGCGCCGTGGTGGGTGGTGAGGGCAACGGCGGGGTGATCCTGCCGGCGCTGCACCCGGGGCGCGACGCCATGCTGGGGATGGCATTGATATTGCAGCTCTTAGCCGACCGTGGCGCGACCCTCGCGGAGATCGTCGCCGGCTACCCGCCCCTCTTGATGTCCAAGGCCAAGGTGCCCCTGGCGGGTACCTTCAAGCCGGATCGGATTTCGGATGCGCTGCGGCTCAACAATCCTGTTACACTCGACTCACAAGACGGTGTCAAGGCGACATTTGCGGACGGGTGGCTGCACCTTCGGGTATCGAACACCGAAGGCATCGTCCGTGTGATCGCGGAAGGTCCGGACGCCGGGAGGGTAGAGGCCCTCCAGAAGATCGCGCGCAAGGCGCTCGCCGCCTCGTGGTGATTCTTCGCAATCGGCGGACGGGAACGGAGGATTTGACCCATGTGTGGAATCATCGGCTATATCGGCGACAACCCGGCCATGCCCATCCTGTTGGAGGGGCTCAAGCGCCTCGAATACCGCGGCTACGACTCGGCGGGCGTGGCCATGCTGGAGAACAGCACCCTCACCGTCGAGAAGACCAAGGGAAAGATCTCCGAGCTCGAGGGCCTGGTGAACGGCCGCAAGTGGAAGGCCACCGTGGGCATGGCGCACACGCGCTGGGCGACGCACGGCGAGCCCAACACCGAGAACGCCCACCCGCATACCGATTGCAACGGTGAGCTGGCCGTCGTCCACAACGGCATCATCGAGAACTTCACCGCACTCAAGCAGCGCCTTCTCAAGGAAGGCCACAACTTCGTCACCCAGACCGACACCGAGGTGATCGCGCACCTCATCGAGAAGTTCTACACCGAAGGAACACCGCTGGAAGAAGCGGTGCGCAAGACGGTGCTGCAGCTGGAGGGCACCTACGGGCTCGTCATCCTCAGCAAGCGCGAGCCCGACAAGATCATCGGTGTGCGCAACGGCTCGCCGCTCATCATCGGCATCGCCAAGAGCGAGAACTTCCTCGCCTCCGACGTGTCTGCCATTCTCAAGCACACCCAGAAGGTCATCTACCTGGACGACCACGAGATGGTCACGGTGTACCGCGACCACTTCGTCACCAAGACACTCGACAACGTGACCACCAACAAAGAGGTCCACTCGGTCGACTGGGACCTGGAGATGATCGAGAAGGGCGGCTTCGATCACTTCATGCTCAAGGAGATCTACGAGCAGCCCGAGACCATCACCAACGGCATGCGCGGGCGCCTGGTCTACGACGAAGGCATCGCCAAGCTCGGCGGTCTCAACATGACCGACAACGAGCTGCGCGAGATCCGCCGCATCATGATCCTCGGCTGCGGCACCAGCTGGCACGCGGGCCTGATTGGCGAGTACATCATCGAGGAGCACGCCCGCATCCCGGTGGAGGTGGAGTACGCCTCCGAGTTCCGCTACCGCAACCCCATCATCGACCCGGGCACGCTCACCCTGGCCATCAGCCAGAGCGGCGAGACCATCGACACGCTGGAAGCCATGCGCGAGGCGCGCCGGCGGGGTTCGCGCGTGCTGGGTATTTCCAACGTGGTGGGCTCGACCATCGCCCGCGAGTCCGACGGCGGCGTGTACATCCACGCCGGCCCGGAGATTGGCGTCGCCTCCACCAAGGCGTTCACCTCGCAGATCACCGTGCTGTCGCTGCTCGCACTATTGCTGGGACGCCTGCGCGTGATGTCCAAGCGCGAGGGGCAGGAGCAGATCGAGCACCTGCAGCGCCTGCCCGAGCAGGTCAAACAGATCCTCGACCAGAACGATCAAATCCTGGAAATCGCGAAGGTGTACTCGGAAGACACCAACTTCCTGTACCTGGGACGGGGTGCGAATTTCCCGGTGGCGCTCGAGGGTGCGCTGAAGCTCAAGGAGATCTCGTACATCCACGCCGAGGGTTACCCGGCCGCCGAGATGAAGCACGGCCCCATTGCGCTCATCGACAAGAATATGCCGGTGGTGGTGATGTGCCCGCGCGACAATGCCTACCACAAGATCCTCGGCAACATCGCCGAGGTGAAGGCGCGCAAAGGGCGCATCATCGTGATCTGCAACGAGGGCGACGCGGAGGTGGCGGAGATGGCGGACCACGTGATCACCATTCCGCGCACGCTCGACTTCCTGTACCCGATTCTGACCGTGCTGCCGTTGCAGTTGCTGGCCTACCACATTGCCGTGCTGCGCGGCTGCGACGTGGATCAGCCGCGCAACCTGGCCAAGAGTGTGACGGTCGAGTAGCGCCGCCCGTTGCTGCGGCGCTGGTTCGACCACAGAAGAAGGAGTGACCCATGAAATCTCCCCTGCATTCCGTCCACGCCCCCAAGCCCATCGGACCCTACAGCCAGGCGATGCGCGCGGGGGACTTCGTGTTCATCTCCGGGCAGATCGGTATCGACCCCGCGTCGGGCAAGATAAAGGGCAAAACCGCCGCGGAGCAGGCCGACCAGGTGCTGAAGAACCTGCGCGCCATCCTCACCGCGGCCGGGCTCACCCCCGAGCACGTGGTCAAGACCACCATCTTTCTGGCCAACATGGATGACTTTGGCGCGGTGAACGAGGTCTACGGCGACATGTTCCACGAAGACCCGCCGGCGCGTTCTACCATGCAGGCGGCGCGCCTTCCCATGGATGCGCTCGTGGAGATCGACGTGATCGCCATGCGCCGCCCGGTGACGTCGCCCTGATAGAGGAGTGGAGAATCAGGTTTCTTGAGCCGGAAAAGGGGCCGCGTCTTCAGGACGCGGCCCTTTTTTTGACGCCGCGCGCACCTCTTGAAGAAACGAAATCGTGATGCTATACTGGTTCCCATAACAACAGGCGCTGGAGCCGCCAAGCACGTATGAGCACGATTGGGCAGCCGGGTGATACCCGGCTGTTGGATTATGTAGACCCTGCGCGCACGCGGTCCTGCCCGGCGCGCTGCGCGTTCCCCCCATCCTTTCGAATTCCTCTCCTGGCGCTGGTCGCCCTGGCGGGACTGTGCTTTGCACCCGCCGCGCGGGCGGATATCACCATCTTCGTCATCGCCGACACGCACTACGGTTTCGTCGCGGACTCAACCGAGCAGAACCAGTTGCGCGCGGTGCGCGCGCTTCCGGGCACGCCGTACCCGGCGTCGATCGGGGGCGTGGTGGCAACGCCGGACGCGGTGTTCGTGCTCGGTGACCTGGTAGAGGACGCGGCGTCGCCAGTCCAGTTCTTTACCGACTATTCCGGTAACGGCTGCACGGGCGGGGTGCCGTGGCCGGTCTATGAGTGCGACGGCAACCACGACCGCCAGCCGGTGCGGGACATGATCGTCCAGCGCCACGGCGATCTCCTCTACAACGTCGATATCGGAGGCGTTCGTTTTCAGAGTCTGAGCGATCTGCCTTCGGTAGCAAGTATCGCCACCGTGAACGCGAGTCTGTCGGGGCTGCCGGCGGGAACTCCCGTCATTCTCTTTCACCACCGGCCCGTGAGCGCGCCCACCGGCTACATCTCGGAGTGGGATCCGCTGGCGGTCGATGCCTATCGCGGCATGCTCGCCGGAAAGAACGTGATCGCGATCATGTTCGGGCACGACCACTATTCGCGGCACTACGTCTGGGAGGGGTACGACACCTATACGCCTGGTTCGGTGCGGCAGGCGCCTACCACGGCGTATCCGGAGTCGTTCGTCGTGATCCGCATCACGCCCACGACGCTGAGTGCGGCGAGCTGGATATTCGGGTGGGACGCGGTCAACAACACGCTGGTCTGGGCGGGCGGCAAGTGGGGATGGACCCACCAGAAGACCGTCGCGTTGAACACCCCGGTGGTGGCGCAGTGAATACAGCCTGTCGCACGAGCAGCGGGCGGGGAACGGGGAAGGCGGCCCGCGCAATAGCGGTGATGCTGGCCGCGCTGTTCGCGGTCATGCAGGCGGCGCCAGCCGCCGCGCGCGAGACGGTGCAGTACTTCAGCGGAGGCGGGAAGCTGGTATGTCCGTGTTTTGTGGCGGGCGACCAGATCGCCGTGGTCTTCAACGCTCCCGCTTCAGCGTATCCAATCGAAATCACGGGTGTGAGCGTCGTGTGGGCGGCGCAGTTTGGCGTCAGAGGCGCGTTTACGGAGCGTGCCGTCCGCCTCTATCTGGGCACCCCGCCCAGCCTGGGCGTCCCGGCGTACTCGATCGATTTGCCGACGTTGAACGCAGGGACCACCAACGAGTTCGCAGTGGGGCCGATACGCGTCGACGCGGGAAGCTTCACCGTGGCGCTGGAACTGGCAAACAGCAACGCGGGCATGATCTTCAGTCCCAGCGTGGTGCACGATGGCAACGGTTGCCATGCGGGGAGGAACTTCGTCAACTCGGGTGGCGTATGGCAGGATGCCCGTGCAATCGGGTTCACCGGCGACTGGGAGTTCCTGGTTTCATACCGGTCCCTCGTGCCACCGGCGCTCAGCGCCGCGCCCGCGGCGGTGAGCCTGGTGGACGTCCCGCTCAACACCACCGCGTGTGCCACGGTCGTCCTCGCCAACAGCGGGGTGGACACGCTCACGATCCGCGGTATCGCCGGTTGCGGCACCGTGACGTTTGCGATCGATTCCTCGATGACGTCTCACCGGCTGCCACCGGGTGGACAGACCACGCTCGGCATCTGCGCGACACCGCACACGGTTGCTCCCGCAAATTGCAGTGTGCAGGTTTTCCACGATCGCGGGGGATCACCCATGACGATTCCGGTTTCGTGCCGTCCAACGACCAGCGTAACTGTCGTTCGGCAGCCTACGAGTCACCAGTTTCGCCTGAAGGGTGTCGTCCCGAATCCGTTCAATCCGCAGACGTCGGTCAACTTCGAGTTGCCGTCCGCGATGACGGTCACCGCCGAAGTGTGGTCGGTCAAGGGCGCCCGGGTTCGCACACTGGTGCGCGATATGGCGTTTCCCGAGGGGGACAACTCGATCCGGTGGGATGGGCGCAATGCCAACGGTCGCCCGGTGTCGTCCGGGGTCTACCTGATTCGCATCCGTACCCGCGCCGGCGACCTGGTGGCCCGCGCCGTGCTTCTCGAGTAGCGCCGCCTACTTCAGCAGCGTCATCTTCTTTGATATCGTGCGCCGGTCCGCGGTGAGGGAGTAGATATATATCCCCGACGACACCGGCTGGCCGGCCTCATCCCGGCCGTTCCATGTGAGCGCGTGGCGCCCCTCGGCCAGTTCTCCCTCGTGCAGCGTGGTTACCAGTCTGCCTTGCACGTCGTATACCCGCACCACCACGCGTGAGCCCCGGTCCAGGGAAAACGGGATCTGTGTGGAGGGATTGAACGGGTTGGGCGCGTTCTGCCCCAGTTCGAGCGGAATCCCGGGGGTCGAAACCGTGATCGGTACCGAGCGGATCTCGCTGCCGTCCTCGCGCGTGGCGCCGAGCACGTACTCGTAGGATGTGGCGTTGCGCGCCCCGCCGTCCACGAACTCGCGCGTGTTTGCGGATAGAAGCTCGTCCACGATGTCCGCCTCCGGCTCGTTCCCCTCGCTTCGATAGATGCGATAACCCTGCACAACCTCGTCCGTCTCCACCTCCCAGGAGAGACGAACACCGTCTTTTTCCGCATTCGCGTCGAAAGACGTGAACAGCACCGCCACCGTGGTGATGGTGACGGCCTTTTCCGCGGAGAAGGCGCTGAGGACGCCCGCATAGTTGCGCGCGCGAAGCGCCACGTAGTTCACGCCGGGAGGAAGCGAGCACGCGCTGGCGCTGGAACCGCTTCCCGCGTTCACCGCCACGTCGTAGTACGCCGCCTCGCCCGACGCCACCGAACGAACGCCGGCGTAGAGCACGTAGCCCACCACGGTGGGGTCGCCGCTCGGAATCCAGGAGGCAAGCGCGCAGCCGGCACCGTCGGGGACCACGGACGCGAGCAGCGGCGGCGGCGGTGGAGCGAGATCGGCCGTCTCGAAGGAGGCGATGTCGCCGTCGATTGCCTCGAAGGTGTAATCCAGGGATCCGGTCTCCGAAGAGGCGATGGTCTGGCGCGATACACCGTTGAGCTGTGCGTCGTAGGCCACGTTGGGCGGCGCGTTGAAGGCGATGATGCGTACGGGGCGAGCGCCCGCGGAATCCGGAAAGGTGGTTACGATCAGGAGCGGGAGCACGGGTGCAAGGCATGCGGCGGCGTTGCCGCTTCGAGCGACTCGGTGCACGGAGGTCTCCTTCCGCGGGGCACACGAGTCGGGGGATCCGCGCGGCCACGCCCGGGGCGATGTTGTTGAAAGCATCGTCGCGAGGGGCAGTCGCGAATGCGTCCAATAACGGGCCTGGGTGGCCGGGGCACAATGGGTGTTTGCTGGGCACGGATTGGGGGCGAGGCCGATCAGTACTTGCAAGCACGTAACTTTGATCGGACCGATCAGTGCGGATACCAGCCTGACCGCGCACGTGCTGCCGCCGGGTGGAGCAACACAATTCACCGGCTGTTCCCATCCATCGTAGTTCAGTAACGGAGCGTCTTTTCTCTTGTTCAACGCGATCAGCTGCGGACGCGCCGTCGGCTACTCCACCCGGATCCGTCCTGCTCTGGTACAATCATTACTGCCGGAAGAGACCCCCCATTCGCGAAAGGAACATCATGAGTATTCGCAGCATTCTCATGCCTTTGCTGTTCGTTGCCCTCTGCAGCCTGGGCCCGCTGACCGCCCGCGCGGGCTACCCGGGCGGCCCCTCCATCAACATGCCGGTCACCACCGGTCATTACCCGGCCGGAACGAACCGGACGACCGTGGTCTCCGACGGCACGGGCGGCGCCTTTGTCGCCTGGGAAGACTGGTCCTCCTCCCCGGACGTCGATATCTATATCCAGAAACTGGACAACTGCGGCAACCGGCTGTGGTCGCCACTCAACGGAAAGGCCGTGACCATGTGGACGGGTGACCAGGGCCAGCCGCAGCTGGCATCGGACGGCGCGGGCGGCGTGACCATCCTGTGGACCGATTACCGAAACGGTGCCAGCGACCCGAAAGTCTACTTCGATTGGATCATGGGCAACGGAAATCTGCTGTCAGGGGGTTCCGGCTTCCCGGTGTGCGACAACCCCGGCGGGCAGTACCTCGAAGACGTGCTCCCCAAGCCGACGAGCTTCCTCGGCACCCCGCCAAGAACCGTCGTCGTGTGGAACGACGAACGCAGTGACCCCGGTGATCTCTATCTCCAGGTCATGGATGGCGCCGGCGATGCCGGCCTCGACCCGGTCGGCGTTCCGGTTTCTCTCGCAGCCAACGTGCAGAGATCTGCGAGCATGGCGGAAATCGGAACCGGTGGCATCGTGATCGCGTGGCGAGATTTCCGGCCCACGTCGGGTGTGGCCGGAAGCGCCGTCTACGCACAGCGCTTCAACGGCAGTTCGATGAACTGGGCCACGGACGGTATCATCGTCGCGCCCACGATGGGCACGACCCAGCAGAACATCAGCGTGGTGTCCAGCCTCGACAACCACGCCGTCATCGTCTGGATGGGCTTCGACAATCTGTCCGTGCCCGCCGTGTACGCGCAGCGCCTGGATCAGAATGGTACGCCGCAGTGGGGCGCCGGCGTGCGGGTGTCGGACCCGGCGGGTTACGGAACGTGGCCCATCGCGACCTCCGACGGCGCCGGTGGCGTGTACATCGCGTGGCTGGTGGACAGCCAGGCGCACATCCAGGCGCAGCGCATCGACGCCAGCGGGAATGCCCTCTGGGGCGGAAGTTCCTATGGCGTGCCGGTGATGACGGTGGCCAACGTCAGCGGTGGCGCGTACCTCAACTGGTCCGACCTCGTGCGCACCAGCACCGGCGTGATCGTTTCGTGGAGCGACGACCGCGCCCTGCCGCCGTACACCAACGTCTACGCGCAACATCTCTCTTCGGTCACGGGAGACATCTGGGCGGACTGGCCCGACCAGGGTGCGCGCATCTGCAGCCATTTTTCGTACGCACCCCGAGCGGTCACAGACACGTCGAACGGCGCCGTAATCGTCTGGCAGGACCAGCGCAACGATCCGCCCGATGAGGACATCTACGCGCAGGGCGTAAACGCGGACGGCTCGCTCGGCGACGGTGCAACCGGCGTGAGGGGTGGGCCGCTGCTCGGTCCGGCGCTGATCAACTCGCCCAATCCTTTTGCGTCCAGCACGCGGATCACGTTCACACTCTCCGGTGATGGTCCTGCCACCGTCGACGTGTTCGACGTCGCCGGACGGCGCGTGTTCACGGAACGTCGCGCGGGCGTCCGTGGCGAGAACAACTACTGGTTCCGGGGCCTGAGTGATGAGGGCTCGCCGCTGCCCACCGGCACGTACTTCTACCGGGTCACCAGCGCCCGCTCCACCGCGACCGGCCGGATGACGGTGGTGCGCTAGACCGGCTCACTGCGCGTTCATGTAGACCAACAATGAGGAGAGGGTCGGCAACGCCGACCCTCTCCAACCTGAATCAACTTGATGACAGCCGCTTCAAATCACTTGAGGAGCATCATCTTTCGCGTCATTTTCACCTTTCCTGCACGCAGCTCATAGAAGTACAGGGCCCGATGCGACCGGGTTTCCACGGTCGTCCGTTCCATCCCACAGCGCGCGCTGCGCGCCGGGTCCCGTAGACCGGTCCGCAAGGGTGCGGACCCGCGATCCATCGGGCGCGTACACACGCAAGGTCACGTGAGTAGGCGCGTGCACGTAACTTGCTGTAGAATATCATCCACTGCGGGGTAGTTGAGTGGCACAACGCCGCACTGTTAATGCGGATATCGGAGGTTCGAATCCTCCCCCCGCAGCCACTCCCTCCCCGGGGAAATCCCCTTGGCCCGCAATCTGTTAGCCCTCCGGGCGGGCCCGAATTCTCCGCTTCTACGGTCGTCCGCCCGTCTGTTATATTCCAGCGTGCCGAACGTGCCCGAAAGGGCACCTCGTTTATGGGCCGGGATCGGCCGCCCGGGGGAATGGATGGGCCCTGGTGGACCCCGGGGACTTCAAATCCCTTTGTCGGGCGATGCCGTCCGAGGTGGGTTCGATTCCCACACATTCCCGCCACTCTGTCCTGCACGAGCGATGCGTTCCGGCGTCCCCGTGGATTGAACGAGTGCCATTGCAAAGACAGATCGTCGTCATCTGGGTGATCGCAGCGCTCATGGCAGCAACCGGGGCGGCCGGGCCTGCGCCGAGCCGCGCACAGGCCGCGGCCACGGATACCACCGCGGTGCGCGCCGATACCACGGCCGCGGCTCCGGTGGACTCGCTACGCTCGATCACGGTGACCGATTCGCTGGGGATTCCGGGAACCCTCAAGGGTAAGAGCGACTACGATCCGGTGGAGATGAAGGAAATTCTCGGGCGCATGGGCTCGAGCGAAGTCGAGGGCCGCACCACGTGGGAGCGCAAGAAGAACCCGCGCACGGCCATGATCTGCTCCATGTTGCTGCCCGGGCTGGGGCAGACGTACAATGGACGGCGCCTCAAGGTGGGGTTGATGGTGGGGTTCACGTCGTTCTACGCGGGACGAATGATCCTCAACTGGAAGAACTACGAGGCCTACACGGTGGAGCGGGACCAGTATACGCCGGGATCGTTCAACTACCGGCAGGCGGACCAGCTGGCGGCTTTCTACAAGGAAGAGGCGCGCACCTACATGTGGTGGACCGGTGCCGTGTGGTTGATCGGCATCCTGGACTCGTGGATCGACGCGCACCTCTACGACGTGCGCGAGTACACGCCACCACCGCC
This window encodes:
- a CDS encoding metallophosphoesterase yields the protein MSTIGQPGDTRLLDYVDPARTRSCPARCAFPPSFRIPLLALVALAGLCFAPAARADITIFVIADTHYGFVADSTEQNQLRAVRALPGTPYPASIGGVVATPDAVFVLGDLVEDAASPVQFFTDYSGNGCTGGVPWPVYECDGNHDRQPVRDMIVQRHGDLLYNVDIGGVRFQSLSDLPSVASIATVNASLSGLPAGTPVILFHHRPVSAPTGYISEWDPLAVDAYRGMLAGKNVIAIMFGHDHYSRHYVWEGYDTYTPGSVRQAPTTAYPESFVVIRITPTTLSAASWIFGWDAVNNTLVWAGGKWGWTHQKTVALNTPVVAQ
- the glmS gene encoding glutamine--fructose-6-phosphate transaminase (isomerizing) — encoded protein: MCGIIGYIGDNPAMPILLEGLKRLEYRGYDSAGVAMLENSTLTVEKTKGKISELEGLVNGRKWKATVGMAHTRWATHGEPNTENAHPHTDCNGELAVVHNGIIENFTALKQRLLKEGHNFVTQTDTEVIAHLIEKFYTEGTPLEEAVRKTVLQLEGTYGLVILSKREPDKIIGVRNGSPLIIGIAKSENFLASDVSAILKHTQKVIYLDDHEMVTVYRDHFVTKTLDNVTTNKEVHSVDWDLEMIEKGGFDHFMLKEIYEQPETITNGMRGRLVYDEGIAKLGGLNMTDNELREIRRIMILGCGTSWHAGLIGEYIIEEHARIPVEVEYASEFRYRNPIIDPGTLTLAISQSGETIDTLEAMREARRRGSRVLGISNVVGSTIARESDGGVYIHAGPEIGVASTKAFTSQITVLSLLALLLGRLRVMSKREGQEQIEHLQRLPEQVKQILDQNDQILEIAKVYSEDTNFLYLGRGANFPVALEGALKLKEISYIHAEGYPAAEMKHGPIALIDKNMPVVVMCPRDNAYHKILGNIAEVKARKGRIIVICNEGDAEVAEMADHVITIPRTLDFLYPILTVLPLQLLAYHIAVLRGCDVDQPRNLAKSVTVE
- a CDS encoding T9SS type A sorting domain-containing protein codes for the protein MSIRSILMPLLFVALCSLGPLTARAGYPGGPSINMPVTTGHYPAGTNRTTVVSDGTGGAFVAWEDWSSSPDVDIYIQKLDNCGNRLWSPLNGKAVTMWTGDQGQPQLASDGAGGVTILWTDYRNGASDPKVYFDWIMGNGNLLSGGSGFPVCDNPGGQYLEDVLPKPTSFLGTPPRTVVVWNDERSDPGDLYLQVMDGAGDAGLDPVGVPVSLAANVQRSASMAEIGTGGIVIAWRDFRPTSGVAGSAVYAQRFNGSSMNWATDGIIVAPTMGTTQQNISVVSSLDNHAVIVWMGFDNLSVPAVYAQRLDQNGTPQWGAGVRVSDPAGYGTWPIATSDGAGGVYIAWLVDSQAHIQAQRIDASGNALWGGSSYGVPVMTVANVSGGAYLNWSDLVRTSTGVIVSWSDDRALPPYTNVYAQHLSSVTGDIWADWPDQGARICSHFSYAPRAVTDTSNGAVIVWQDQRNDPPDEDIYAQGVNADGSLGDGATGVRGGPLLGPALINSPNPFASSTRITFTLSGDGPATVDVFDVAGRRVFTERRAGVRGENNYWFRGLSDEGSPLPTGTYFYRVTSARSTATGRMTVVR
- a CDS encoding RidA family protein; the protein is MKSPLHSVHAPKPIGPYSQAMRAGDFVFISGQIGIDPASGKIKGKTAAEQADQVLKNLRAILTAAGLTPEHVVKTTIFLANMDDFGAVNEVYGDMFHEDPPARSTMQAARLPMDALVEIDVIAMRRPVTSP
- the glmM gene encoding phosphoglucosamine mutase, with amino-acid sequence MAKKLLFSVAGARGIVGETIDVDVVTRLTLAYCSTLPDGPVVVGRDTRPSGESFAHAVMGAVTATGRDVIHLGIATTPTVELITERTDAVAGIIVTASHNPIQWNALKFLDHRGIFITKDISEKLLATFESGAFKLADGESTGQIREYRTAAQEHVEAIRGLVFVDAEMIRARRFTVVLDCINGAGSVIAPQLLDVLGVRVIQLNCVPDGNFYRDPEPRPDNLADLVECVRKSNADLGFATDPDADRLALVTGGTGAQPISEEYTLALAVDEVLSTRKGNVVVNLSTSGWIDHVARLHGVTVARTPVGEAHVVDRMLRDGAVVGGEGNGGVILPALHPGRDAMLGMALILQLLADRGATLAEIVAGYPPLLMSKAKVPLAGTFKPDRISDALRLNNPVTLDSQDGVKATFADGWLHLRVSNTEGIVRVIAEGPDAGRVEALQKIARKALAASW
- a CDS encoding DUF5683 domain-containing protein — encoded protein: MPLQRQIVVIWVIAALMAATGAAGPAPSRAQAAATDTTAVRADTTAAAPVDSLRSITVTDSLGIPGTLKGKSDYDPVEMKEILGRMGSSEVEGRTTWERKKNPRTAMICSMLLPGLGQTYNGRRLKVGLMVGFTSFYAGRMILNWKNYEAYTVERDQYTPGSFNYRQADQLAAFYKEEARTYMWWTGAVWLIGILDSWIDAHLYDVREYTPPPPPDAGVPHTGGEVSYLTLGFGLSFK
- a CDS encoding T9SS type A sorting domain-containing protein; this encodes MHRVARSGNAAACLAPVLPLLIVTTFPDSAGARPVRIIAFNAPPNVAYDAQLNGVSRQTIASSETGSLDYTFEAIDGDIASFETADLAPPPPPLLASVVPDGAGCALASWIPSGDPTVVGYVLYAGVRSVASGEAAYYDVAVNAGSGSSASACSLPPGVNYVALRARNYAGVLSAFSAEKAVTITTVAVLFTSFDANAEKDGVRLSWEVETDEVVQGYRIYRSEGNEPEADIVDELLSANTREFVDGGARNATSYEYVLGATREDGSEIRSVPITVSTPGIPLELGQNAPNPFNPSTQIPFSLDRGSRVVVRVYDVQGRLVTTLHEGELAEGRHALTWNGRDEAGQPVSSGIYIYSLTADRRTISKKMTLLK